A portion of the Lampris incognitus isolate fLamInc1 chromosome 9, fLamInc1.hap2, whole genome shotgun sequence genome contains these proteins:
- the phactr4b gene encoding phosphatase and actin regulator 4B isoform X4 has product MQNLKQPYVKNGHTLPVSGGGGGIGTNRSPCNQGKLPPESDFRMNQAWLPQSEDRRGRYPSDGDRRGVQGSRGGGLHEEGRRGGGGLPLMHSEGEWKSNVPWQGQIQGQLEDGRRGGRLHPEEGQRRPGLQKVQSEDGRRSRPTETDWKPTLPRHASAEEGRARRESDSHFVPDPEALRDTLREPLPPKQTVMPPKWLMSTNPEPSSEGSPRTPSNAPATLYSSSSLAKPARTVSSAAANPQLSSSAAVSLVTPISTPQATKQPPLPPPKPMNRSNVAMLGDLTQATGGTSLVQAKPSPPMPPKRTTPVTKRNTEDTSAATQSVPSPSPLSQEDYGSLPAGFPLPPAPPSPPLPTHIPPSPPRQHIHTHHLHHQHSYPHPLPQPIPMLFDPPSPPSELPQRPAPIPLHIMIQRALSSPGPAQPHPDSAQRAHTLLFETPPEYQGDRGRPLPVSIQPLKLAEDDYSEEEEEEEDDEEEEEYDGEIPQPELEPRSRRCLVGEPGVCVIPEGNNSSEEEEEEEEEEEDGEHDMQGEDSDSDGPVLYKDEDSDEDEEDEPPPSALASRVKRKDTLALKLSSRPCAPERDRFTQERNARDEQPPGQTGLTWQSREQWEAIRTQIGTALTRRLSQRPTAEELEQRNILQPKNQADRQAEVREIKRRLTRKLSQRPTVAELQARKILRFHEYVEVTNAHDYDRRADKPWTKLTPADKAAIRKELNDYKSTEMEVHEESRIYTRFHRP; this is encoded by the exons ATGCAAAACCTCAAGCAGCCCTATGTGAAGAATGGCCACACTCTGCCCGTgagcggtgggggtgggggaatcGGCACTAACCGGAGCCCATGCAACCAGGGCAAACTCCCCCCAGAGTCGGACTTTAGGATGAACCAGGCCTGGCTCCCTCAGTCAGAAGATCGCAGGGGGCGCTACCCCTCGGATGGAGACCGCCGTGGGGTTCAGGGCTCTAGAGGTGGCGGGCTGCACGAAGAGGGACGGAGAGGGGGCGGGGGTCTGCCACTGATGCACAGCGAGGGAGAGTGGAAGTCTAACGTCCCCTGGCAGGGACAGATCCAGGGCCAGTTGGAGGACGGGAGGCGTGGGGGCAGGCTCCACCCCGAGGAGGGTCAGAGGAGGCCTGGGCTGCAGAAAGTCCAGTCTGAGGATGGCAGAAGGAGTCGGCCCACGGAAACAGATTGGAAGCCCACTCTCCCTCGTCACGCATCGGCCGAGGAGGGAAGGGCTCGCAGAG aGTCTGATAGCCATTTTGTCCCTGATCCAGAGGCACTGCGGGACACTCTCCGGGAACCTCTGCCCCCCAAGCAGACTGTTATGCCTCCCAAATGGTTGATGAGCACCAACCCCGAACCCAGCAGTGAGGGTTCGCCTCGCACTCCGTCCAATGCCCCCGCAACCTTGTACTCTTCTTCCTCCTTGGCCAAGCCTGCTAGGACAGTCTCCTCCGCGGCTGCCAACCCCCAGCTATCATCCTCAGCTGCGGTGTCCCTCGTCACCCCGATCTCCACCCCTCAGGCCACCAAGCAACCTCCCTTGCCCCCACCTAAACCAATGAACAGGAGCAACGTGGCCATGCTGG GAGACCTCACCCAAGCCACTGGGGGCACCAGTCTTGTGCAAGCCAAGCCCTCCCCACCCATGCCCCCTAAAAGGACCACCCCTGTCACCAAACGCAACACGGAGGACACGTCTGCAGCTACTCAGTCCGTCCCCAGTCCTTCTCCGCTCTCCCAAGAAGACTATGGCAGCCTTCCTGCAGGCTTTCCACTACCTCCCGCTCCCCCATCCCCACCCTTGCCGACTCACATACCACCTTCTCCACCCCGCCagcacatacacacccaccaCCTCCACCATCAGCACTCCTACCCTCACCCTCTGCCCCAGCCTATACCCATGCTCTTTGACCCACCAAGCCCTCCCAGTGAGCTTCCTCAGCGCCCGGCACCCATCCCACTACACATCATGATTCAGAGGGCCCTATCCAGTCCGGGCCCAGCTCAGCCTCATCCAGACAGTGCACAGCGTGCACACACCCTACTCTTTGAAACGCCTCCAGAGTACCAAGGAGATCGTGGTCGGCCCTTGCCTGTCAGCATCCAACCATTAAAACT CGCTGAAGATGACTActcagaggaggaagaggaagaggaagatgacgaggaagaagaagagtaTGACGGAGAAATCCCTCAGCCAGAACTGGAGCCGAGAAGCCGCCGGTGCCTGGTGGGGGAGCCCGGTGTCTGTGTCATCCCAGAGGGAAACAAcagcagtgaggaggaggaggaggaagaagaggaagaggaagatggagagcaTGACATGCAGGgggaggacagtgactcagatggtcCTGTGCTGTACAAAGACGAAGATTCGGATGAAGATGAGGAGGATGAGCCCCCACCCA GTGCCCTGGCCAGCAGAGTCAAGAGGAAGGACACTCTGGCTCTAAAGCTGAGCAGCCGTCCGTGTGCCCCAGAGCGGGACAGGTTTACCCAGGAGAGGAATGCCAGGGACGAGCAACCTCCAGGGCAGACGGGACTGACCTGGCAAAGCAGGGAGCAGTGGGAGGCCATCCGCACACAGATTGGCACGGCACTCACAAG ACGACTTAGCCAGAGACCCACTGCTGAAGAGCTGGAGCAACGAAACATCCTTCAGC cCAAAAATCAGGCCGACAGACAAGCTGAGGTCAGAGAGATCAAACGGCGGCTGACAAGAAAG CTGAGTCAACGGCCAACAGTTGCGGAGCTACAAGCTAGAAAGATCTTGCGATTCCATGAGTATGTGGAAGTCACAAATGCCCATGATTATGATCGCAGAGCAGACAAGCCATGGACCAAACTGACTCCTGCTGATAAG GCTGCCATCCGCAAAGAGCTCAATGATTATAAGAGCACTGAAATGGAGGTTCATGAAGAGAGCAGGATCTACACAAG GTTTCATCGGCCTTAG
- the phactr4b gene encoding phosphatase and actin regulator 4B isoform X2, with amino-acid sequence MACCLKSHHHGSWTPKTPLPDDEVEQQHSTTGGEGSSTGDSTPPPKRKGKFSTLGKIFRPWKWRKKKSSEKFKETSEVLERKMSMRRTRQELIEQGVLKEVSENEAEDMQNLKQPYVKNGHTLPVSGGGGGIGTNRSPCNQGKLPPESDFRMNQAWLPQSEDRRGRYPSDGDRRGVQGSRGGGLHEEGRRGGGGLPLMHSEGEWKSNVPWQGQIQGQLEDGRRGGRLHPEEGQRRPGLQKVQSEDGRRSRPTETDWKPTLPRHASAEEGRARRESDSHFVPDPEALRDTLREPLPPKQTVMPPKWLMSTNPEPSSEGSPRTPSNAPATLYSSSSLAKPARTVSSAAANPQLSSSAAVSLVTPISTPQATKQPPLPPPKPMNRSNVAMLGDLTQATGGTSLVQAKPSPPMPPKRTTPVTKRNTEDTSAATQSVPSPSPLSQEDYGSLPAGFPLPPAPPSPPLPTHIPPSPPRQHIHTHHLHHQHSYPHPLPQPIPMLFDPPSPPSELPQRPAPIPLHIMIQRALSSPGPAQPHPDSAQRAHTLLFETPPEYQGDRGRPLPVSIQPLKLAEDDYSEEEEEEEDDEEEEEYDGEIPQPELEPRSRRCLVGEPGVCVIPEGNNSSEEEEEEEEEEEDGEHDMQGEDSDSDGPVLYKDEDSDEDEEDEPPPSALASRVKRKDTLALKLSSRPCAPERDRFTQERNARDEQPPGQTGLTWQSREQWEAIRTQIGTALTRRLSQRPTAEELEQRNILQPKNQADRQAEVREIKRRLTRKLSQRPTVAELQARKILRFHEYVEVTNAHDYDRRADKPWTKLTPADKAAIRKELNDYKSTEMEVHEESRIYTRFHRP; translated from the exons ATGGCATGCTGCCTCAAGTCCCACCATCATGGAAGCTGGACACCGAAAACCCCTCTTCCAG ATGATGAAGTTGAgcagcagcacagcacaacagggggagaggggagcagcACGGGGGACAGCACCCCTCCCCCCAAGCGCAAGGGCAAGTTCTCTACCCTCGGCAAGATCTTCAGACCGTGGAAGTGGCGGAAGAAGAAAAGCAGCGAGAAGTTTAAGGAAACTTCAGAAG TTCTGGAGAGAAAGATGTCGATGAGGCGCACGAGGCAGGAGCTTATAGAACAGGGAGTGCTGAAGGAGGTCTCGGAGAACG AAGCCGAAGACATGCAAAACCTCAAGCAGCCCTATGTGAAGAATGGCCACACTCTGCCCGTgagcggtgggggtgggggaatcGGCACTAACCGGAGCCCATGCAACCAGGGCAAACTCCCCCCAGAGTCGGACTTTAGGATGAACCAGGCCTGGCTCCCTCAGTCAGAAGATCGCAGGGGGCGCTACCCCTCGGATGGAGACCGCCGTGGGGTTCAGGGCTCTAGAGGTGGCGGGCTGCACGAAGAGGGACGGAGAGGGGGCGGGGGTCTGCCACTGATGCACAGCGAGGGAGAGTGGAAGTCTAACGTCCCCTGGCAGGGACAGATCCAGGGCCAGTTGGAGGACGGGAGGCGTGGGGGCAGGCTCCACCCCGAGGAGGGTCAGAGGAGGCCTGGGCTGCAGAAAGTCCAGTCTGAGGATGGCAGAAGGAGTCGGCCCACGGAAACAGATTGGAAGCCCACTCTCCCTCGTCACGCATCGGCCGAGGAGGGAAGGGCTCGCAGAG aGTCTGATAGCCATTTTGTCCCTGATCCAGAGGCACTGCGGGACACTCTCCGGGAACCTCTGCCCCCCAAGCAGACTGTTATGCCTCCCAAATGGTTGATGAGCACCAACCCCGAACCCAGCAGTGAGGGTTCGCCTCGCACTCCGTCCAATGCCCCCGCAACCTTGTACTCTTCTTCCTCCTTGGCCAAGCCTGCTAGGACAGTCTCCTCCGCGGCTGCCAACCCCCAGCTATCATCCTCAGCTGCGGTGTCCCTCGTCACCCCGATCTCCACCCCTCAGGCCACCAAGCAACCTCCCTTGCCCCCACCTAAACCAATGAACAGGAGCAACGTGGCCATGCTGG GAGACCTCACCCAAGCCACTGGGGGCACCAGTCTTGTGCAAGCCAAGCCCTCCCCACCCATGCCCCCTAAAAGGACCACCCCTGTCACCAAACGCAACACGGAGGACACGTCTGCAGCTACTCAGTCCGTCCCCAGTCCTTCTCCGCTCTCCCAAGAAGACTATGGCAGCCTTCCTGCAGGCTTTCCACTACCTCCCGCTCCCCCATCCCCACCCTTGCCGACTCACATACCACCTTCTCCACCCCGCCagcacatacacacccaccaCCTCCACCATCAGCACTCCTACCCTCACCCTCTGCCCCAGCCTATACCCATGCTCTTTGACCCACCAAGCCCTCCCAGTGAGCTTCCTCAGCGCCCGGCACCCATCCCACTACACATCATGATTCAGAGGGCCCTATCCAGTCCGGGCCCAGCTCAGCCTCATCCAGACAGTGCACAGCGTGCACACACCCTACTCTTTGAAACGCCTCCAGAGTACCAAGGAGATCGTGGTCGGCCCTTGCCTGTCAGCATCCAACCATTAAAACT CGCTGAAGATGACTActcagaggaggaagaggaagaggaagatgacgaggaagaagaagagtaTGACGGAGAAATCCCTCAGCCAGAACTGGAGCCGAGAAGCCGCCGGTGCCTGGTGGGGGAGCCCGGTGTCTGTGTCATCCCAGAGGGAAACAAcagcagtgaggaggaggaggaggaagaagaggaagaggaagatggagagcaTGACATGCAGGgggaggacagtgactcagatggtcCTGTGCTGTACAAAGACGAAGATTCGGATGAAGATGAGGAGGATGAGCCCCCACCCA GTGCCCTGGCCAGCAGAGTCAAGAGGAAGGACACTCTGGCTCTAAAGCTGAGCAGCCGTCCGTGTGCCCCAGAGCGGGACAGGTTTACCCAGGAGAGGAATGCCAGGGACGAGCAACCTCCAGGGCAGACGGGACTGACCTGGCAAAGCAGGGAGCAGTGGGAGGCCATCCGCACACAGATTGGCACGGCACTCACAAG ACGACTTAGCCAGAGACCCACTGCTGAAGAGCTGGAGCAACGAAACATCCTTCAGC cCAAAAATCAGGCCGACAGACAAGCTGAGGTCAGAGAGATCAAACGGCGGCTGACAAGAAAG CTGAGTCAACGGCCAACAGTTGCGGAGCTACAAGCTAGAAAGATCTTGCGATTCCATGAGTATGTGGAAGTCACAAATGCCCATGATTATGATCGCAGAGCAGACAAGCCATGGACCAAACTGACTCCTGCTGATAAG GCTGCCATCCGCAAAGAGCTCAATGATTATAAGAGCACTGAAATGGAGGTTCATGAAGAGAGCAGGATCTACACAAG GTTTCATCGGCCTTAG
- the phactr4b gene encoding phosphatase and actin regulator 4B isoform X3, whose amino-acid sequence MENRDDEVEQQHSTTGGEGSSTGDSTPPPKRKGKFSTLGKIFRPWKWRKKKSSEKFKETSEVLERKMSMRRTRQELIEQGVLKEVSENEAEDMQNLKQPYVKNGHTLPVSGGGGGIGTNRSPCNQGKLPPESDFRMNQAWLPQSEDRRGRYPSDGDRRGVQGSRGGGLHEEGRRGGGGLPLMHSEGEWKSNVPWQGQIQGQLEDGRRGGRLHPEEGQRRPGLQKVQSEDGRRSRPTETDWKPTLPRHASAEEGRARRESDSHFVPDPEALRDTLREPLPPKQTVMPPKWLMSTNPEPSSEGSPRTPSNAPATLYSSSSLAKPARTVSSAAANPQLSSSAAVSLVTPISTPQATKQPPLPPPKPMNRSNVAMLGDLTQATGGTSLVQAKPSPPMPPKRTTPVTKRNTEDTSAATQSVPSPSPLSQEDYGSLPAGFPLPPAPPSPPLPTHIPPSPPRQHIHTHHLHHQHSYPHPLPQPIPMLFDPPSPPSELPQRPAPIPLHIMIQRALSSPGPAQPHPDSAQRAHTLLFETPPEYQGDRGRPLPVSIQPLKLAEDDYSEEEEEEEDDEEEEEYDGEIPQPELEPRSRRCLVGEPGVCVIPEGNNSSEEEEEEEEEEEDGEHDMQGEDSDSDGPVLYKDEDSDEDEEDEPPPSALASRVKRKDTLALKLSSRPCAPERDRFTQERNARDEQPPGQTGLTWQSREQWEAIRTQIGTALTRRLSQRPTAEELEQRNILQPKNQADRQAEVREIKRRLTRKLSQRPTVAELQARKILRFHEYVEVTNAHDYDRRADKPWTKLTPADKAAIRKELNDYKSTEMEVHEESRIYTRFHRP is encoded by the exons ATGGAAAATCGTG ATGATGAAGTTGAgcagcagcacagcacaacagggggagaggggagcagcACGGGGGACAGCACCCCTCCCCCCAAGCGCAAGGGCAAGTTCTCTACCCTCGGCAAGATCTTCAGACCGTGGAAGTGGCGGAAGAAGAAAAGCAGCGAGAAGTTTAAGGAAACTTCAGAAG TTCTGGAGAGAAAGATGTCGATGAGGCGCACGAGGCAGGAGCTTATAGAACAGGGAGTGCTGAAGGAGGTCTCGGAGAACG AAGCCGAAGACATGCAAAACCTCAAGCAGCCCTATGTGAAGAATGGCCACACTCTGCCCGTgagcggtgggggtgggggaatcGGCACTAACCGGAGCCCATGCAACCAGGGCAAACTCCCCCCAGAGTCGGACTTTAGGATGAACCAGGCCTGGCTCCCTCAGTCAGAAGATCGCAGGGGGCGCTACCCCTCGGATGGAGACCGCCGTGGGGTTCAGGGCTCTAGAGGTGGCGGGCTGCACGAAGAGGGACGGAGAGGGGGCGGGGGTCTGCCACTGATGCACAGCGAGGGAGAGTGGAAGTCTAACGTCCCCTGGCAGGGACAGATCCAGGGCCAGTTGGAGGACGGGAGGCGTGGGGGCAGGCTCCACCCCGAGGAGGGTCAGAGGAGGCCTGGGCTGCAGAAAGTCCAGTCTGAGGATGGCAGAAGGAGTCGGCCCACGGAAACAGATTGGAAGCCCACTCTCCCTCGTCACGCATCGGCCGAGGAGGGAAGGGCTCGCAGAG aGTCTGATAGCCATTTTGTCCCTGATCCAGAGGCACTGCGGGACACTCTCCGGGAACCTCTGCCCCCCAAGCAGACTGTTATGCCTCCCAAATGGTTGATGAGCACCAACCCCGAACCCAGCAGTGAGGGTTCGCCTCGCACTCCGTCCAATGCCCCCGCAACCTTGTACTCTTCTTCCTCCTTGGCCAAGCCTGCTAGGACAGTCTCCTCCGCGGCTGCCAACCCCCAGCTATCATCCTCAGCTGCGGTGTCCCTCGTCACCCCGATCTCCACCCCTCAGGCCACCAAGCAACCTCCCTTGCCCCCACCTAAACCAATGAACAGGAGCAACGTGGCCATGCTGG GAGACCTCACCCAAGCCACTGGGGGCACCAGTCTTGTGCAAGCCAAGCCCTCCCCACCCATGCCCCCTAAAAGGACCACCCCTGTCACCAAACGCAACACGGAGGACACGTCTGCAGCTACTCAGTCCGTCCCCAGTCCTTCTCCGCTCTCCCAAGAAGACTATGGCAGCCTTCCTGCAGGCTTTCCACTACCTCCCGCTCCCCCATCCCCACCCTTGCCGACTCACATACCACCTTCTCCACCCCGCCagcacatacacacccaccaCCTCCACCATCAGCACTCCTACCCTCACCCTCTGCCCCAGCCTATACCCATGCTCTTTGACCCACCAAGCCCTCCCAGTGAGCTTCCTCAGCGCCCGGCACCCATCCCACTACACATCATGATTCAGAGGGCCCTATCCAGTCCGGGCCCAGCTCAGCCTCATCCAGACAGTGCACAGCGTGCACACACCCTACTCTTTGAAACGCCTCCAGAGTACCAAGGAGATCGTGGTCGGCCCTTGCCTGTCAGCATCCAACCATTAAAACT CGCTGAAGATGACTActcagaggaggaagaggaagaggaagatgacgaggaagaagaagagtaTGACGGAGAAATCCCTCAGCCAGAACTGGAGCCGAGAAGCCGCCGGTGCCTGGTGGGGGAGCCCGGTGTCTGTGTCATCCCAGAGGGAAACAAcagcagtgaggaggaggaggaggaagaagaggaagaggaagatggagagcaTGACATGCAGGgggaggacagtgactcagatggtcCTGTGCTGTACAAAGACGAAGATTCGGATGAAGATGAGGAGGATGAGCCCCCACCCA GTGCCCTGGCCAGCAGAGTCAAGAGGAAGGACACTCTGGCTCTAAAGCTGAGCAGCCGTCCGTGTGCCCCAGAGCGGGACAGGTTTACCCAGGAGAGGAATGCCAGGGACGAGCAACCTCCAGGGCAGACGGGACTGACCTGGCAAAGCAGGGAGCAGTGGGAGGCCATCCGCACACAGATTGGCACGGCACTCACAAG ACGACTTAGCCAGAGACCCACTGCTGAAGAGCTGGAGCAACGAAACATCCTTCAGC cCAAAAATCAGGCCGACAGACAAGCTGAGGTCAGAGAGATCAAACGGCGGCTGACAAGAAAG CTGAGTCAACGGCCAACAGTTGCGGAGCTACAAGCTAGAAAGATCTTGCGATTCCATGAGTATGTGGAAGTCACAAATGCCCATGATTATGATCGCAGAGCAGACAAGCCATGGACCAAACTGACTCCTGCTGATAAG GCTGCCATCCGCAAAGAGCTCAATGATTATAAGAGCACTGAAATGGAGGTTCATGAAGAGAGCAGGATCTACACAAG GTTTCATCGGCCTTAG
- the phactr4b gene encoding phosphatase and actin regulator 4B isoform X1, which yields MTQATMSCFISYKSGRCFETGAFILNHLFPLPDDEVEQQHSTTGGEGSSTGDSTPPPKRKGKFSTLGKIFRPWKWRKKKSSEKFKETSEVLERKMSMRRTRQELIEQGVLKEVSENEAEDMQNLKQPYVKNGHTLPVSGGGGGIGTNRSPCNQGKLPPESDFRMNQAWLPQSEDRRGRYPSDGDRRGVQGSRGGGLHEEGRRGGGGLPLMHSEGEWKSNVPWQGQIQGQLEDGRRGGRLHPEEGQRRPGLQKVQSEDGRRSRPTETDWKPTLPRHASAEEGRARRESDSHFVPDPEALRDTLREPLPPKQTVMPPKWLMSTNPEPSSEGSPRTPSNAPATLYSSSSLAKPARTVSSAAANPQLSSSAAVSLVTPISTPQATKQPPLPPPKPMNRSNVAMLGDLTQATGGTSLVQAKPSPPMPPKRTTPVTKRNTEDTSAATQSVPSPSPLSQEDYGSLPAGFPLPPAPPSPPLPTHIPPSPPRQHIHTHHLHHQHSYPHPLPQPIPMLFDPPSPPSELPQRPAPIPLHIMIQRALSSPGPAQPHPDSAQRAHTLLFETPPEYQGDRGRPLPVSIQPLKLAEDDYSEEEEEEEDDEEEEEYDGEIPQPELEPRSRRCLVGEPGVCVIPEGNNSSEEEEEEEEEEEDGEHDMQGEDSDSDGPVLYKDEDSDEDEEDEPPPSALASRVKRKDTLALKLSSRPCAPERDRFTQERNARDEQPPGQTGLTWQSREQWEAIRTQIGTALTRRLSQRPTAEELEQRNILQPKNQADRQAEVREIKRRLTRKLSQRPTVAELQARKILRFHEYVEVTNAHDYDRRADKPWTKLTPADKAAIRKELNDYKSTEMEVHEESRIYTRFHRP from the exons ATGACACAAGCTACCATGTCTTGTTTCATCTCATACAAATCAGGCCGATGCTTTGAAACTGGCGCTTTTATCTTGAATCATTTATTTCCACTTCCAGATGATGAAGTTGAgcagcagcacagcacaacagggggagaggggagcagcACGGGGGACAGCACCCCTCCCCCCAAGCGCAAGGGCAAGTTCTCTACCCTCGGCAAGATCTTCAGACCGTGGAAGTGGCGGAAGAAGAAAAGCAGCGAGAAGTTTAAGGAAACTTCAGAAG TTCTGGAGAGAAAGATGTCGATGAGGCGCACGAGGCAGGAGCTTATAGAACAGGGAGTGCTGAAGGAGGTCTCGGAGAACG AAGCCGAAGACATGCAAAACCTCAAGCAGCCCTATGTGAAGAATGGCCACACTCTGCCCGTgagcggtgggggtgggggaatcGGCACTAACCGGAGCCCATGCAACCAGGGCAAACTCCCCCCAGAGTCGGACTTTAGGATGAACCAGGCCTGGCTCCCTCAGTCAGAAGATCGCAGGGGGCGCTACCCCTCGGATGGAGACCGCCGTGGGGTTCAGGGCTCTAGAGGTGGCGGGCTGCACGAAGAGGGACGGAGAGGGGGCGGGGGTCTGCCACTGATGCACAGCGAGGGAGAGTGGAAGTCTAACGTCCCCTGGCAGGGACAGATCCAGGGCCAGTTGGAGGACGGGAGGCGTGGGGGCAGGCTCCACCCCGAGGAGGGTCAGAGGAGGCCTGGGCTGCAGAAAGTCCAGTCTGAGGATGGCAGAAGGAGTCGGCCCACGGAAACAGATTGGAAGCCCACTCTCCCTCGTCACGCATCGGCCGAGGAGGGAAGGGCTCGCAGAG aGTCTGATAGCCATTTTGTCCCTGATCCAGAGGCACTGCGGGACACTCTCCGGGAACCTCTGCCCCCCAAGCAGACTGTTATGCCTCCCAAATGGTTGATGAGCACCAACCCCGAACCCAGCAGTGAGGGTTCGCCTCGCACTCCGTCCAATGCCCCCGCAACCTTGTACTCTTCTTCCTCCTTGGCCAAGCCTGCTAGGACAGTCTCCTCCGCGGCTGCCAACCCCCAGCTATCATCCTCAGCTGCGGTGTCCCTCGTCACCCCGATCTCCACCCCTCAGGCCACCAAGCAACCTCCCTTGCCCCCACCTAAACCAATGAACAGGAGCAACGTGGCCATGCTGG GAGACCTCACCCAAGCCACTGGGGGCACCAGTCTTGTGCAAGCCAAGCCCTCCCCACCCATGCCCCCTAAAAGGACCACCCCTGTCACCAAACGCAACACGGAGGACACGTCTGCAGCTACTCAGTCCGTCCCCAGTCCTTCTCCGCTCTCCCAAGAAGACTATGGCAGCCTTCCTGCAGGCTTTCCACTACCTCCCGCTCCCCCATCCCCACCCTTGCCGACTCACATACCACCTTCTCCACCCCGCCagcacatacacacccaccaCCTCCACCATCAGCACTCCTACCCTCACCCTCTGCCCCAGCCTATACCCATGCTCTTTGACCCACCAAGCCCTCCCAGTGAGCTTCCTCAGCGCCCGGCACCCATCCCACTACACATCATGATTCAGAGGGCCCTATCCAGTCCGGGCCCAGCTCAGCCTCATCCAGACAGTGCACAGCGTGCACACACCCTACTCTTTGAAACGCCTCCAGAGTACCAAGGAGATCGTGGTCGGCCCTTGCCTGTCAGCATCCAACCATTAAAACT CGCTGAAGATGACTActcagaggaggaagaggaagaggaagatgacgaggaagaagaagagtaTGACGGAGAAATCCCTCAGCCAGAACTGGAGCCGAGAAGCCGCCGGTGCCTGGTGGGGGAGCCCGGTGTCTGTGTCATCCCAGAGGGAAACAAcagcagtgaggaggaggaggaggaagaagaggaagaggaagatggagagcaTGACATGCAGGgggaggacagtgactcagatggtcCTGTGCTGTACAAAGACGAAGATTCGGATGAAGATGAGGAGGATGAGCCCCCACCCA GTGCCCTGGCCAGCAGAGTCAAGAGGAAGGACACTCTGGCTCTAAAGCTGAGCAGCCGTCCGTGTGCCCCAGAGCGGGACAGGTTTACCCAGGAGAGGAATGCCAGGGACGAGCAACCTCCAGGGCAGACGGGACTGACCTGGCAAAGCAGGGAGCAGTGGGAGGCCATCCGCACACAGATTGGCACGGCACTCACAAG ACGACTTAGCCAGAGACCCACTGCTGAAGAGCTGGAGCAACGAAACATCCTTCAGC cCAAAAATCAGGCCGACAGACAAGCTGAGGTCAGAGAGATCAAACGGCGGCTGACAAGAAAG CTGAGTCAACGGCCAACAGTTGCGGAGCTACAAGCTAGAAAGATCTTGCGATTCCATGAGTATGTGGAAGTCACAAATGCCCATGATTATGATCGCAGAGCAGACAAGCCATGGACCAAACTGACTCCTGCTGATAAG GCTGCCATCCGCAAAGAGCTCAATGATTATAAGAGCACTGAAATGGAGGTTCATGAAGAGAGCAGGATCTACACAAG GTTTCATCGGCCTTAG